The Candidatus Ozemobacteraceae bacterium sequence CACCCAAATTCAACATCTACGTTAACACCCCCAACTGAACATACAAGACGAGTAGATGCGAGAAGTTTGCCGCGTTCCTTGTGAGATGCGGAGTTGCTGATGGGCCTGTGGCGATGATGCGGCCGGGTTGTGGAACGTCGGGGGATCGGATAAAATGAACGTCGAGAGGCAATGGGGAGCCGGGGGGAAGAGCAGCCGCCGGTTCCGGAAAGGGAGGAATCGCTTGTGTTGAAAAGTATAGACAAAAATACATTCGTGCCGATGCCGGTCGTGCTCGTCGGCACGATGCATAATGGGGAGCCGAACTTCAGCCCGGTCGGCTGGATCAGCCGGGTGAACGCCCAGCCGCCCATGCTTGGCATCGGCCTCTACAAGGGGCATGCCACGACGGCGGCCATCGAGGAACATCGCGAGTTCAGCGTCTGCCTTCCCGGGAAGGAACTGATCGAGCGTGTCGACTACTGCGGCCTCGTTTCGGCGAGAAAGGCGAGCAAGGCGGGCGTGTTCAAGACGTTCACCAACGAGCTGAGATTCGCTCCCATGATCGAGGAGTGCCCGCTGTGCATCGAGTGCAAGCTCGTGAAATCGGTCGATCTTCCCAGCAACACGTTTTTCATCGGCGAGATCGTCGCAGCCTATGCGGACCCCCTGATTCTCACCGACGACAAGCCCGATATGACGAAAATGCACGGGTTGATTCTCACGATGCCTGACAACCGGTACTGGAACATCGGTGATACGATCGGCCAGGCATGGGGCATCGGGAAAACCTATCGAAGCGGAGGCAAGGCGGGGGGGGCGTGATCTGCGCCT is a genomic window containing:
- a CDS encoding flavin reductase family protein; translated protein: MLKSIDKNTFVPMPVVLVGTMHNGEPNFSPVGWISRVNAQPPMLGIGLYKGHATTAAIEEHREFSVCLPGKELIERVDYCGLVSARKASKAGVFKTFTNELRFAPMIEECPLCIECKLVKSVDLPSNTFFIGEIVAAYADPLILTDDKPDMTKMHGLILTMPDNRYWNIGDTIGQAWGIGKTYRSGGKAGGA